The following are encoded together in the Malaya genurostris strain Urasoe2022 chromosome 3, Malgen_1.1, whole genome shotgun sequence genome:
- the LOC131435473 gene encoding delta-aminolevulinic acid dehydratase isoform X2 — protein MPGVARYGINPLKKHLIPLVEKGLSSILLFGVTEKLEKDAIGSSADSTDNPVVKALPMLRQWFPDLLIACDVCLCPYTSHGHCGILTNDGIIDNEPSIKRIAEVSLAYAKAGAHIVAPSDMMDNRIWAIKQILKANQMENRVSVLSYSVKFASGFYGPFRDAAKSAPAFGDRKCYQLPPGAKGIAKRAAQRDVEEGADMLMVKPGMAYLDIVKQVKDDYPELPLFIYQVSGEYSMLLNAGKLGAFDLRTVLWEVLIGMRRAGADCIITYFTPTLLDWLRE, from the exons ATGCCAGGAGTGGCCCGATATGGTATCAATCCGTTAAAGAAACATTTGATTCCACTTGTTGAAAAAGGTTTATCTTCGATTCTGCTCTTTGGTGTGACTGAAAAATTAGAGAAG GATGCTATTGGTTCTAGTGCCGACTCGACTGACAATCCGGTTGTAAAAGCTTTACCGATGCTTCGCCAATGGTTTCCTGATCTTCTGATTGCCTGCGATGTGTGCTTGTGCCCCTACACTAGTCACGGTCACTGTGGGATTCTCACTAATGACGGTATTATCGATAACGAACCAAGCATTAAACGGATAGCAGAAGTTTCACTAGCCTACGCTAAGGCCGGAGCTCACATTGTTGCACCTTCGGACATGATGGATAATCGAATCTGGGCCATCAAGCAAATTTTAAAAGCAAACCAGATGGAAAATCGTGTGTCAGTGCTTTCCTATTCGGTGAAATTCGCATCCGGTTTTTATGGGCCGTTCCGAGATGCAGCAAAGTCGGCACCGGCGTTCGGAGACAGAAAGTGTTACCAACTGCCCCCCGGAGCTAAAGGAATCGCTAAAAGAGCAGCG CAAAGAGATGTCGAAGAAGGTGCTGATATGTTGATGGTAAAACCAGGAATGGCATACTTGGACATTGTGAAGCAAGTTAAGGACGATTACCCTGAGTTACCGCTGTTCATTTATCAG gTATCTGGCGAATATTCGATGCTACTGAATGCTGGTAAACTTGGTGCTTTTGATCTACGAACCGTTCTGTGGGAGGTTCTGATTGGGATGCGTCGAGCTGGAGCAGACTGCATCATTACGTATTTCACTCCGACATTGCTGGATTGGCTAAGGGAATAA
- the LOC131435473 gene encoding delta-aminolevulinic acid dehydratase isoform X1 — protein sequence MSSLTKLHSSIFHPTLRKLQCREVDIATHNLMYPIFLVDDENAIQEISSMPGVARYGINPLKKHLIPLVEKGLSSILLFGVTEKLEKDAIGSSADSTDNPVVKALPMLRQWFPDLLIACDVCLCPYTSHGHCGILTNDGIIDNEPSIKRIAEVSLAYAKAGAHIVAPSDMMDNRIWAIKQILKANQMENRVSVLSYSVKFASGFYGPFRDAAKSAPAFGDRKCYQLPPGAKGIAKRAAQRDVEEGADMLMVKPGMAYLDIVKQVKDDYPELPLFIYQVSGEYSMLLNAGKLGAFDLRTVLWEVLIGMRRAGADCIITYFTPTLLDWLRE from the exons ATGTCCAGTCTTACCAAGCTTCACAGCAGCATTTTTCATCCAACTTTGCGGAAATTACAGTGCCGTGAGGTTGATATCGCTACTCACAATCTCATGTACCCTATTTTCTTAGT GGACGATGAGAATGCGATCCAAGAAATATCGAGCATGCCAGGAGTGGCCCGATATGGTATCAATCCGTTAAAGAAACATTTGATTCCACTTGTTGAAAAAGGTTTATCTTCGATTCTGCTCTTTGGTGTGACTGAAAAATTAGAGAAG GATGCTATTGGTTCTAGTGCCGACTCGACTGACAATCCGGTTGTAAAAGCTTTACCGATGCTTCGCCAATGGTTTCCTGATCTTCTGATTGCCTGCGATGTGTGCTTGTGCCCCTACACTAGTCACGGTCACTGTGGGATTCTCACTAATGACGGTATTATCGATAACGAACCAAGCATTAAACGGATAGCAGAAGTTTCACTAGCCTACGCTAAGGCCGGAGCTCACATTGTTGCACCTTCGGACATGATGGATAATCGAATCTGGGCCATCAAGCAAATTTTAAAAGCAAACCAGATGGAAAATCGTGTGTCAGTGCTTTCCTATTCGGTGAAATTCGCATCCGGTTTTTATGGGCCGTTCCGAGATGCAGCAAAGTCGGCACCGGCGTTCGGAGACAGAAAGTGTTACCAACTGCCCCCCGGAGCTAAAGGAATCGCTAAAAGAGCAGCG CAAAGAGATGTCGAAGAAGGTGCTGATATGTTGATGGTAAAACCAGGAATGGCATACTTGGACATTGTGAAGCAAGTTAAGGACGATTACCCTGAGTTACCGCTGTTCATTTATCAG gTATCTGGCGAATATTCGATGCTACTGAATGCTGGTAAACTTGGTGCTTTTGATCTACGAACCGTTCTGTGGGAGGTTCTGATTGGGATGCGTCGAGCTGGAGCAGACTGCATCATTACGTATTTCACTCCGACATTGCTGGATTGGCTAAGGGAATAA